One genomic segment of Macaca fascicularis isolate 582-1 chromosome 19, T2T-MFA8v1.1 includes these proteins:
- the ZNF569 gene encoding zinc finger protein 569 isoform X4 — protein sequence MTESQEEWKRLDPAQRNLYRNVMLENYNNLITVGYPFTKPDVIFKLEQEEEPWVMEEEVLRRHWKGEIWGVDEHQKNQDRLLRQVEVKFQKTLTEEKGNECQKKFANVFPLNSDFFPSRHNLYEYDLFGKCLEHNFDCHNNAKCLIRKEHCEYNEPVKSYANSSSHFVITPFKCNHCGKGFNQTLDLIRHLRIHSGEKPYECSNCKKAFSHKEKLIKHYKIHSREQSYKCNECGKAFIKMSNLIRHQRIHTGEKPYACKECEKSFSQKSNLIDHEKIHTGEKPYECNECGKAFSQKQSLIAHQKVHTGEKPYACNECGKAFPRIASLALHMRSHTGEKPYKCDKCGKAFSQFSMLIIHVRIHTGEKPYECNECGKAFSQSSALTVHMRSHTGEKPYECKECRKAFSHKKNFITHQKIHTREKPYECNECGKAFIQMSNLVRHQRIHTGEKPYICKECGKAFSQKSNLIAHEKIHSGEKPYECNECGKAFSQKQNFITHQKVHTGEKPYDCNECGKAFSQIASLTLHLRSHTGEKPYECDKCGKAFSQCSLLNLHMRSHTGEKPYVCNECGKAFSQRTSLIVHMRGHTGEKPYECNKCGKAFSQSSSLTIHIRGHTGEKPFDCSKCGKAFSQISSLTLHMRKHTGEKPYHCIECGKAFSQKSHLVRHQRIHTH from the coding sequence GAGAAATATGGGGAGTTGATGAGCATCAGAAAAACCAGGACAGACTTTTGAGACAAGTTGAAGTTAAATTCCAGAAAACACTGACTGAAGAAAAAGGCAATGAATGTCAAAAGAAATTTGCAAATGTATTTCCTCTGAACTCTGATTTTTTCCCTTCCAGACACAATCTCTATGAGTATGACTTATTTGGAAAGTGTTTAGAACATAATTTTGACTGTCATAATAATGCTAAATGCCTTATAAGAAAGGAACATTGTGAATATAATGAACCTGTGAAATCATATGCTAACAGCTCATCCCATTTTGTCATTACTCCCTTTAAGTGTAATCATTGTGGAAAAGGCTTCAATCAAACTTTGGACCTCATCAGACATCTGAGAATTCATAGTGGAGAAAAGCCCTATGAATGTAGTAACTGTAAAAAAGCCTTCAGTCACAAGGAAAAACttattaaacattataaaattcACAGTAGGGAGCAGTCttacaaatgtaatgaatgtggtaAAGCTTTCATTAAAATGTCAAATCTCATTAGAcatcaaagaattcatactggagagaagccctatgCATGTAAGGAATGTGAGAAGTCCTTCAGCCAGAAATCAAATCTTATTGATCATGAaaaaattcacactggagagaaaccttatgaatgtaatGAGTGTGGAAAAGCATTCAGCCAGAAGCAAAGCCTCATTGCACATCAGAAAGTTCATACTGGGGAGAAACCTTATGCATGTAATGAATGTGGTAAAGCCTTCCCTCGAATTGCATCTCTTGCTCTTCATATGAGAAGTCATACAGGAGAAAAACCTTATAAATGTGATAAATGTGGTAAAGCCTTCTCTCAGTTTTCCATGCTTATTATACATGTTAGAATTCATACAGgtgaaaaaccctatgaatgtaatgaGTGTGGAAAAGCCTTCTCTCAAAGCTCAGCCCTTACTGTACATATGAGAAGtcacactggtgagaaaccctatgaatgtaaggaatgcaGAAAAGCCTTCAGCCACAAGAAAAACTTCATTACACACCAGAAAATCCATACTAGAGAGAAACCTTATgagtgtaatgaatgtgggaaagcttttataCAGATGTCAAATCTTGTTAGACaccagagaattcatactggggAAAAACCCTATatatgtaaggaatgtgggaaagcctttagcCAGAAATCCAATCTCATTGCTCATGAAAAAATTCAttctggagagaaaccctatgaatgcaatgaatgtggtaaagccttcagccaaaagcaaaactttattacacatcaaaaagttcatactggagagaaaccttacgaTTGTAATGAATGTGGTAAAGCCTTCTCTCAAATTGCATCCCTTACCCTTCATTTGAGAAGTCATACAGGGGAAAAGCCTTATGAATGTGACAAATGTGGTAAAGCCTTCTCTCAGTGCTCACTGCTTAATTTACATATGAGAAGTCACACAGGTGAGAAGCCCTATgtatgtaatgaatgtgggaaagccttctcTCAAAGAACTTCCCTTATTGTGCACATGAGAGGTCATACAGgtgaaaaaccctatgaatgtaataAATGTGGAAAAGCTTTCTCCCAAAGTTCATCCCTTACTATACATATACGAGGACATACAGGTGAGAAACCCTTCGACTGCAGtaaatgtggaaaagccttctctCAAATCTCATCTCTTACCCTTCATATGAGAAAACATACAGGTGAGAAGCCCTATCACTGTATTGAGTGTGGCAAGGCTTTCAGCCAAAAGTCACACCTTGTTAGACACCAGAGAATTCATACTCATTAG
- the ZNF569 gene encoding zinc finger protein 569 isoform X5, producing MLENYNNLITVGYPFTKPDVIFKLEQEEEPWVMEEEVLRRHWKGEIWGVDEHQKNQDRLLRQVEVKFQKTLTEEKGNECQKKFANVFPLNSDFFPSRHNLYEYDLFGKCLEHNFDCHNNAKCLIRKEHCEYNEPVKSYANSSSHFVITPFKCNHCGKGFNQTLDLIRHLRIHSGEKPYECSNCKKAFSHKEKLIKHYKIHSREQSYKCNECGKAFIKMSNLIRHQRIHTGEKPYACKECEKSFSQKSNLIDHEKIHTGEKPYECNECGKAFSQKQSLIAHQKVHTGEKPYACNECGKAFPRIASLALHMRSHTGEKPYKCDKCGKAFSQFSMLIIHVRIHTGEKPYECNECGKAFSQSSALTVHMRSHTGEKPYECKECRKAFSHKKNFITHQKIHTREKPYECNECGKAFIQMSNLVRHQRIHTGEKPYICKECGKAFSQKSNLIAHEKIHSGEKPYECNECGKAFSQKQNFITHQKVHTGEKPYDCNECGKAFSQIASLTLHLRSHTGEKPYECDKCGKAFSQCSLLNLHMRSHTGEKPYVCNECGKAFSQRTSLIVHMRGHTGEKPYECNKCGKAFSQSSSLTIHIRGHTGEKPFDCSKCGKAFSQISSLTLHMRKHTGEKPYHCIECGKAFSQKSHLVRHQRIHTH from the coding sequence GAGAAATATGGGGAGTTGATGAGCATCAGAAAAACCAGGACAGACTTTTGAGACAAGTTGAAGTTAAATTCCAGAAAACACTGACTGAAGAAAAAGGCAATGAATGTCAAAAGAAATTTGCAAATGTATTTCCTCTGAACTCTGATTTTTTCCCTTCCAGACACAATCTCTATGAGTATGACTTATTTGGAAAGTGTTTAGAACATAATTTTGACTGTCATAATAATGCTAAATGCCTTATAAGAAAGGAACATTGTGAATATAATGAACCTGTGAAATCATATGCTAACAGCTCATCCCATTTTGTCATTACTCCCTTTAAGTGTAATCATTGTGGAAAAGGCTTCAATCAAACTTTGGACCTCATCAGACATCTGAGAATTCATAGTGGAGAAAAGCCCTATGAATGTAGTAACTGTAAAAAAGCCTTCAGTCACAAGGAAAAACttattaaacattataaaattcACAGTAGGGAGCAGTCttacaaatgtaatgaatgtggtaAAGCTTTCATTAAAATGTCAAATCTCATTAGAcatcaaagaattcatactggagagaagccctatgCATGTAAGGAATGTGAGAAGTCCTTCAGCCAGAAATCAAATCTTATTGATCATGAaaaaattcacactggagagaaaccttatgaatgtaatGAGTGTGGAAAAGCATTCAGCCAGAAGCAAAGCCTCATTGCACATCAGAAAGTTCATACTGGGGAGAAACCTTATGCATGTAATGAATGTGGTAAAGCCTTCCCTCGAATTGCATCTCTTGCTCTTCATATGAGAAGTCATACAGGAGAAAAACCTTATAAATGTGATAAATGTGGTAAAGCCTTCTCTCAGTTTTCCATGCTTATTATACATGTTAGAATTCATACAGgtgaaaaaccctatgaatgtaatgaGTGTGGAAAAGCCTTCTCTCAAAGCTCAGCCCTTACTGTACATATGAGAAGtcacactggtgagaaaccctatgaatgtaaggaatgcaGAAAAGCCTTCAGCCACAAGAAAAACTTCATTACACACCAGAAAATCCATACTAGAGAGAAACCTTATgagtgtaatgaatgtgggaaagcttttataCAGATGTCAAATCTTGTTAGACaccagagaattcatactggggAAAAACCCTATatatgtaaggaatgtgggaaagcctttagcCAGAAATCCAATCTCATTGCTCATGAAAAAATTCAttctggagagaaaccctatgaatgcaatgaatgtggtaaagccttcagccaaaagcaaaactttattacacatcaaaaagttcatactggagagaaaccttacgaTTGTAATGAATGTGGTAAAGCCTTCTCTCAAATTGCATCCCTTACCCTTCATTTGAGAAGTCATACAGGGGAAAAGCCTTATGAATGTGACAAATGTGGTAAAGCCTTCTCTCAGTGCTCACTGCTTAATTTACATATGAGAAGTCACACAGGTGAGAAGCCCTATgtatgtaatgaatgtgggaaagccttctcTCAAAGAACTTCCCTTATTGTGCACATGAGAGGTCATACAGgtgaaaaaccctatgaatgtaataAATGTGGAAAAGCTTTCTCCCAAAGTTCATCCCTTACTATACATATACGAGGACATACAGGTGAGAAACCCTTCGACTGCAGtaaatgtggaaaagccttctctCAAATCTCATCTCTTACCCTTCATATGAGAAAACATACAGGTGAGAAGCCCTATCACTGTATTGAGTGTGGCAAGGCTTTCAGCCAAAAGTCACACCTTGTTAGACACCAGAGAATTCATACTCATTAG